In the Thermodesulfobacteriota bacterium genome, one interval contains:
- a CDS encoding secondary thiamine-phosphate synthase enzyme YjbQ: MKSLTEYLWFNTAEKREMVHITDIVSDIVRRSGVREGFALVSAMHITAAVYVNDLEDGLIEDIWEWLEGLAPYRRDYRHHRTGEDNGDAHLKNLIMHHQVILPVTKGELDLGPWQRVFYAEFDGGRRKRVIVKVMGE; encoded by the coding sequence ATGAAAAGCCTGACCGAGTACCTGTGGTTCAATACTGCGGAGAAGAGGGAGATGGTGCATATAACCGATATAGTAAGCGATATAGTAAGGAGGAGCGGAGTGCGGGAGGGGTTTGCGCTCGTATCCGCCATGCATATAACTGCGGCCGTTTACGTGAACGACCTCGAGGACGGGCTGATAGAGGACATATGGGAATGGCTCGAAGGGCTCGCCCCTTACCGCCGTGACTACAGGCACCACAGGACCGGCGAGGACAACGGGGACGCGCACCTGAAGAACCTCATAATGCATCACCAGGTCATACTCCCCGTTACAAAGGGGGAGCTCGACCTCGGCCCCTGGCAGAGGGTGTTTTACGCGGAGTTCGACGGGGGGAGGAGGAAGAGGGTCATCGTGAAGGTCATGGGCGAATGA
- the hemW gene encoding radical SAM family heme chaperone HemW → MAFGIYIHIPYCVKKCPYCDFNSWGVRGSLPEEEYTESILREIDLYRSEIEGRGCDTIFFGGGTPSIFEPKSIGRIISKIYEVTDPGRDIEATLEVNPKTADSNKLTGFRGAGVNRISVGVQSFSQRKLRFLGRINTPEDGRRILDDVRRAGFGNYNFDLMYGTGGETLEEWRGDLEEAVRFGSTHLSAYCLTIEDGTEFGALFKKGKLLLPEEDALSEFISYTTAFLGDAGYGQYEISNYARPGFECRHNLLYWKGQDYIGLGAGAHSHMKTEGFPWGRRWANVRNPASYMKAAGEGRKPLDFTEELSREEAVEDSIIMGFRLNEGINVSSLISRYGVAPDAGRIESLREDGFIELSDDRIRLTRKGTLLSDEIIVRLVSSLQ, encoded by the coding sequence ATGGCCTTCGGAATCTATATACATATACCCTACTGCGTCAAGAAATGCCCCTACTGCGATTTCAATTCCTGGGGCGTCAGGGGGAGCCTTCCCGAGGAGGAGTATACGGAGTCTATACTCCGGGAGATAGATCTCTACAGAAGCGAAATCGAGGGACGCGGGTGCGATACGATTTTCTTCGGGGGAGGGACACCTTCTATTTTCGAGCCGAAAAGCATAGGGAGAATAATCTCTAAAATTTACGAGGTAACCGATCCCGGGCGTGATATCGAGGCAACCCTCGAGGTAAACCCGAAGACGGCCGACTCGAATAAGCTCACGGGATTCCGCGGGGCCGGTGTGAACAGGATTAGCGTCGGCGTCCAGTCCTTTTCCCAAAGGAAGCTCCGGTTCCTCGGCAGGATCAACACCCCTGAGGACGGCAGGCGTATACTCGACGACGTGCGGAGGGCGGGCTTCGGGAACTATAACTTCGACCTCATGTACGGCACCGGAGGAGAGACACTCGAGGAATGGCGGGGCGACCTCGAGGAAGCGGTCCGTTTCGGGTCGACCCACTTGTCTGCCTACTGTCTCACCATAGAGGACGGCACGGAGTTCGGCGCGCTCTTCAAAAAGGGGAAGCTGCTTCTGCCGGAAGAGGACGCGCTTTCGGAATTCATAAGCTATACGACGGCGTTCCTGGGCGATGCGGGTTACGGTCAGTACGAGATATCGAACTACGCGAGGCCGGGTTTCGAGTGCAGGCATAACCTCCTTTACTGGAAGGGGCAGGACTACATCGGGCTCGGCGCGGGCGCGCATTCCCACATGAAGACGGAGGGGTTCCCGTGGGGCCGTAGATGGGCGAACGTGAGGAACCCGGCTTCGTATATGAAAGCCGCAGGCGAGGGAAGAAAACCCCTCGACTTCACTGAAGAGCTTTCCAGGGAAGAGGCCGTTGAAGACAGTATCATAATGGGTTTCAGGCTGAACGAGGGCATAAATGTGAGCAGCTTGATCAGCAGATACGGCGTTGCGCCCGACGCAGGACGGATCGAGTCGTTAAGAGAAGACGGTTTTATCGAGCTGTCGGACGATAGAATAAGGCTAACAAGGAAGGGCACTTTACTATCCGATGAGATTATAGTGAGATTGGTAAGCTCGCTTCAGTAA
- a CDS encoding response regulator transcription factor, whose product MAQKGITIALISDSKLILNGIRKILEFEPGIIIVAEGAGLSQLRYCAKVERPDFIFLDNRESAYDVGKLMRSHAIKAGDIKVIEFTQEERSGESAPNLINVNHETTSTELVAIIKKGGKEGQAPGPKKTDEPERSRITKTESRIIKLIAAGESNKDIAGKLSVSEKTVKAHITNIFEKLHLQNRYQLMLYGKRMKKNAEMGI is encoded by the coding sequence ATGGCCCAGAAAGGAATCACAATAGCCCTCATATCGGACTCCAAGCTGATATTGAACGGCATACGCAAGATACTGGAATTCGAGCCGGGGATAATAATCGTCGCCGAGGGAGCGGGGCTCAGCCAGCTGAGATACTGCGCAAAGGTCGAGAGGCCGGATTTCATATTTCTCGACAACAGGGAATCGGCATACGACGTCGGGAAGCTCATGCGCTCGCACGCCATAAAGGCCGGAGACATAAAGGTGATAGAATTTACACAGGAAGAGAGGAGCGGAGAGAGCGCCCCTAACCTTATCAACGTCAACCACGAGACGACATCGACCGAGCTCGTCGCGATAATAAAGAAGGGGGGCAAGGAAGGTCAGGCTCCCGGCCCTAAAAAAACAGACGAGCCCGAACGCTCGAGGATCACGAAAACGGAATCAAGGATAATCAAGCTCATCGCCGCCGGGGAAAGTAATAAAGACATTGCCGGAAAGCTTTCCGTGAGCGAGAAAACGGTGAAGGCGCACATCACGAATATCTTCGAAAAGCTCCACCTCCAGAACAGATACCAGCTCATGCTCTACGGGAAGAGGATGAAGAAAAACGCCGAGATGGGTATCTAG
- a CDS encoding efflux RND transporter periplasmic adaptor subunit, producing the protein MKLINKKTVAGLVVILLAGIYLVPRFLGGNDSRITYRTAEADRDDVISLITATGTLNPLTTVGVGTQVEGAVSNILADFNSEVKTGDPLAEINPAPLEIELKSAQAAMKKAEADFGIASSLWKANKELYEKRLIPKEEFDDSQSKYSSALAAFDQSKVALEIARTNLENTVIRSPIDGIVLSRSVNAGETVAPGGKALFVISNDLKDMKIDTKVSEADIGKLVPGQKAYFKVDAYPGETFEGTVSQVRNEPIVTNNVVTYNVVVETGNEEMKLKPGMTAEVKIVVADKKDVLRVPTAALRFIPPSSADIKERPDELSDNSYVWITLRNGQIGALPVKTGVSDDIYTEILDGDLREGQKVIIEAVTGSKSNGSSSYLPQPRRF; encoded by the coding sequence ATGAAGCTGATAAATAAGAAGACTGTCGCCGGACTCGTCGTGATCCTGTTAGCGGGAATCTACCTCGTGCCGAGGTTCCTGGGCGGGAACGATTCCCGCATCACATACAGGACGGCGGAAGCGGACAGGGACGACGTGATATCACTCATCACCGCGACCGGGACGCTAAACCCACTCACGACGGTCGGCGTCGGGACGCAGGTCGAAGGCGCCGTGAGCAACATCCTCGCCGACTTCAACTCGGAAGTGAAGACGGGAGACCCGCTCGCGGAGATAAACCCGGCGCCGCTCGAGATCGAGCTCAAAAGCGCCCAGGCCGCCATGAAGAAAGCGGAGGCCGACTTCGGCATCGCGAGCTCCCTCTGGAAGGCGAACAAGGAGCTCTACGAAAAGAGACTAATACCCAAAGAGGAATTCGACGACTCGCAGTCGAAATACTCATCGGCGCTGGCCGCTTTCGATCAGTCGAAGGTCGCACTCGAGATCGCCAGAACCAATCTGGAGAATACGGTAATAAGGTCTCCCATTGACGGAATAGTGCTTTCGAGGAGCGTGAACGCGGGCGAGACCGTCGCCCCCGGAGGGAAAGCGCTATTCGTGATATCGAACGATTTGAAAGACATGAAGATAGATACGAAGGTGAGCGAGGCCGATATAGGCAAGCTAGTGCCGGGCCAGAAGGCCTATTTCAAGGTGGACGCCTATCCGGGAGAGACGTTCGAGGGGACGGTATCGCAGGTGAGGAACGAGCCTATAGTGACCAACAACGTCGTCACGTATAACGTCGTCGTTGAGACCGGGAACGAGGAGATGAAGCTGAAACCGGGGATGACGGCCGAGGTGAAGATAGTCGTAGCCGATAAGAAGGACGTTCTCCGCGTGCCCACGGCGGCGCTCAGGTTCATCCCGCCGTCTTCGGCCGATATAAAGGAGAGGCCCGACGAGCTCTCGGACAATTCGTACGTATGGATAACGCTAAGGAACGGCCAGATCGGGGCGCTCCCCGTAAAGACCGGGGTCAGCGACGATATCTACACCGAGATACTGGACGGGGACCTCAGGGAAGGGCAGAAGGTGATAATAGAGGCCGTAACCGGCTCGAAATCGAACGGAAGCTCGTCATACCTCCCTCAGCCGAGGAGATTCTGA
- a CDS encoding response regulator transcription factor, which translates to MSQPKAVSNNGTEPIRTIVACHFPLLREGISKILEDDPGIDVVAKVSNLIDLIQSCEEHVFDILLLDVDLRGLNLARILSLIKKNKVAKVILIIDNDYNENLLINAIRSGVRGYLVKDTDSRHLIKSVAAVHSGELWVERKLMGKVLDGSAYPAKTVRGKGEIYDLTETEIKIIKLVLNGYTNKDVADELYISEKTVKFHLYKVFKKLKVKNRSELILFGFRHGLVS; encoded by the coding sequence ATGTCTCAGCCGAAAGCGGTGTCTAATAACGGCACGGAGCCGATAAGGACTATAGTCGCCTGCCATTTCCCTCTTCTGAGGGAAGGCATATCGAAGATACTGGAAGACGACCCGGGGATCGATGTAGTCGCAAAGGTCTCTAACCTCATCGACCTGATCCAGTCCTGCGAAGAGCACGTATTCGATATACTGCTGCTTGACGTCGACCTCCGCGGCCTTAACCTCGCGAGGATATTGAGTCTCATTAAAAAGAACAAGGTCGCGAAGGTGATCCTGATAATAGACAACGACTATAACGAGAACCTGCTCATAAACGCGATAAGGTCGGGGGTGAGGGGCTACCTCGTAAAAGACACCGATTCCAGGCACCTGATAAAATCGGTCGCCGCCGTCCACAGCGGCGAGCTCTGGGTGGAAAGGAAGCTCATGGGCAAGGTGCTCGACGGCTCCGCGTATCCCGCCAAGACCGTACGGGGCAAGGGGGAGATATACGACCTCACCGAGACGGAGATAAAAATCATCAAGCTCGTGCTCAACGGCTACACTAACAAGGATGTGGCCGACGAGCTTTACATAAGCGAGAAGACGGTGAAGTTCCACCTCTATAAAGTGTTCAAGAAGCTCAAGGTGAAGAACAGGTCGGAACTCATATTATTCGGCTTCCGCCACGGGCTCGTCAGTTAA
- the topA gene encoding type I DNA topoisomerase: protein MAKSLVIVESPAKAKTIKKFLGKSFAVEASSGHLVDLPSSKLGVDIENDFNPHYVVIKGKSKYLNQLKKAAKDADKVYLASDPDREGEAIAWHIADKLNIRNKSHRVLIHEITENAVKDSIAHPTTLSQDRFEAQQARRILDRLVGYQVSPILWRKVKKGLSAGRVQSVALRLVVDREREIEAFKTEEYWTIEADLKRVKDTPDSSFTAVLSSYDGKKAEISDEKLASSIVDSVKNEKFVVHSVERKERKKNALPPFITSTLQQEASRKLRFSVKKTMTLAQKLYEGIDLGEEGPVGLITYMRTDSVRISANALNEARDIIRQTYGGEYLPEKPNTFKVKKSAQDAHEAIRPTYVNKLPDSVKQYLSDDEFQLYKLIWQRFVASQMNPIIYDQTTVEIKAGRGTFRVTGSVVKFPGFSAVYLEGMEEEEEEKEKDEMKKLPELSKGEELDLLDVKGIQHFTQPPPRFTESSLVKELEEKGVGRPSTYATILSTIIDREYVTKEKSKLKPTLLGCSVNDLLVQGFPEIMDVKFTADMEEKLDNVEEGNVNWVELLKGFYQGFSSRLDKAQDTMKSLKRDGIPTDIACDLCGSHMIVKWGRNGEFLSCSRYPECKNAKAFEYDPEGNIKVVEKVPPVIREDIKCDKCSAPMVIKRSRRGEFLACTRYPDCKNAKNFEYDPEGNIKIIEKAEPVIREDIKCDKCGKPMAVRSGRFGKFLGCTGYPKCRNIKGIDEHGNPVDPKQNGKGQGRKKAGGDQALLN, encoded by the coding sequence ATGGCTAAATCTCTTGTAATAGTGGAGTCTCCCGCCAAGGCGAAGACCATCAAGAAGTTTCTCGGGAAGAGTTTCGCCGTCGAGGCTTCTTCGGGGCATCTCGTCGACCTCCCGAGCAGCAAGCTCGGCGTCGATATAGAGAACGATTTCAATCCCCACTATGTCGTCATAAAGGGCAAGAGCAAATATTTGAACCAGCTGAAGAAGGCCGCCAAGGACGCGGACAAGGTCTACCTCGCGTCAGACCCCGACAGGGAAGGCGAGGCCATAGCCTGGCACATAGCCGATAAACTGAACATAAGGAACAAATCCCACCGCGTCCTCATACACGAAATAACCGAGAACGCCGTCAAGGACTCCATAGCCCATCCGACCACTCTCAGCCAGGACAGGTTCGAAGCCCAGCAGGCGCGGAGGATCCTCGACCGCCTGGTCGGCTATCAGGTAAGTCCGATCCTGTGGAGGAAGGTCAAGAAGGGCTTGAGCGCGGGCAGGGTGCAGAGCGTGGCGCTCAGGCTCGTTGTCGACAGGGAGCGCGAGATTGAGGCCTTCAAGACGGAGGAGTACTGGACGATAGAGGCCGACCTCAAGAGGGTCAAGGATACGCCCGACTCTTCGTTCACCGCGGTGCTGTCGTCTTACGACGGTAAGAAGGCCGAAATATCCGACGAAAAACTAGCGAGCTCGATAGTCGATTCCGTAAAGAACGAAAAGTTCGTTGTACACTCGGTCGAAAGGAAGGAGAGGAAAAAGAACGCGCTGCCTCCGTTCATCACGAGCACGCTTCAGCAGGAGGCTTCCCGGAAGCTCAGGTTCTCCGTTAAAAAGACGATGACGCTCGCGCAGAAGCTCTATGAGGGCATCGATCTCGGCGAGGAGGGTCCCGTCGGGCTCATCACGTACATGAGGACCGACTCGGTGAGGATATCGGCGAACGCGCTCAACGAGGCGAGGGATATAATCAGGCAGACATACGGCGGCGAATACCTGCCCGAAAAGCCGAATACGTTCAAGGTCAAGAAATCGGCGCAGGACGCCCACGAAGCCATAAGGCCTACTTACGTTAACAAGCTCCCCGATTCCGTAAAACAATACCTCTCCGACGACGAGTTCCAGCTCTATAAGCTCATATGGCAGAGGTTCGTCGCCTCCCAGATGAACCCGATTATCTACGACCAGACGACGGTCGAGATAAAGGCCGGGAGAGGGACCTTCAGGGTGACGGGCTCGGTCGTGAAATTCCCCGGATTTTCCGCCGTATATCTCGAAGGCATGGAAGAGGAGGAGGAAGAGAAGGAAAAGGACGAAATGAAAAAGCTCCCCGAGCTCTCGAAGGGCGAAGAGCTCGACCTCCTGGATGTCAAGGGGATACAGCATTTCACGCAGCCGCCCCCGAGGTTCACCGAAAGCTCCCTAGTGAAGGAGCTCGAGGAAAAGGGCGTCGGTCGGCCTTCCACTTACGCGACCATACTCTCTACCATTATAGACCGCGAATACGTGACCAAGGAGAAGAGCAAGCTCAAGCCCACACTCCTCGGATGCTCGGTGAACGACCTCCTCGTGCAGGGCTTCCCCGAGATAATGGACGTGAAGTTCACGGCCGACATGGAGGAGAAGCTCGACAACGTGGAGGAGGGCAACGTAAACTGGGTCGAGCTTCTGAAAGGGTTCTATCAGGGGTTCTCGTCGAGACTCGACAAGGCGCAGGATACCATGAAGAGCCTAAAGAGGGACGGCATACCCACCGACATCGCGTGCGACCTCTGCGGATCGCACATGATCGTGAAATGGGGAAGGAACGGGGAGTTCTTGTCGTGCTCGCGGTACCCCGAATGCAAGAACGCGAAGGCTTTCGAGTACGACCCCGAGGGCAATATAAAGGTCGTGGAGAAGGTGCCTCCTGTGATAAGGGAAGACATAAAGTGCGACAAGTGCAGCGCCCCGATGGTCATAAAGAGGAGCAGGAGGGGCGAGTTCCTCGCGTGCACGCGCTATCCCGACTGCAAGAACGCAAAGAATTTCGAATACGACCCCGAGGGCAATATAAAAATTATAGAGAAGGCGGAGCCCGTAATAAGGGAAGACATAAAGTGCGACAAGTGCGGAAAGCCGATGGCCGTGAGGAGCGGCAGGTTCGGCAAATTCCTCGGCTGCACGGGCTATCCCAAGTGCAGGAACATCAAGGGTATCGACGAGCACGGAAACCCGGTCGACCCCAAACAGAACGGGAAAGGACAGGGCCGCAAGAAAGCAGGCGGAGATCAGGCGCTCCTCAACTGA
- a CDS encoding MTH1187 family thiamine-binding protein, with protein MIIELSVIPIGVGASLSEYVALVMRVIESSGLRYESHSMGTNIECEWEDITPLVRKCHEALRSKGVERISTTVRISERTDKPYTMEGKMKSLGEKLKYD; from the coding sequence ATGATAATAGAGCTGAGCGTAATCCCCATAGGCGTCGGCGCCTCGCTCTCCGAATACGTCGCCCTGGTGATGAGGGTTATAGAGTCGAGCGGCCTCAGATACGAATCCCATTCCATGGGGACGAATATAGAATGCGAATGGGAGGATATAACCCCTCTCGTAAGGAAATGCCACGAGGCGTTGAGGTCGAAAGGTGTCGAGCGCATAAGCACTACTGTAAGGATAAGCGAGAGGACGGACAAGCCCTATACGATGGAGGGGAAGATGAAAAGCCTCGGCGAGAAGCTCAAGTATGACTAA
- a CDS encoding UDP-glucose/GDP-mannose dehydrogenase family protein has protein sequence MNLSVIGTGYVGLVTGACLAGSGNNVICVDIDENKVKSLKKGHVPFYEPGLEEIVKKNFKEKRLHFTTDIGHAVRNSFIVLIAVGTPPNHDGSANMDAVLSAARSIGEHMDDYKIIVTKSTVPVGTTEMVRDEIRKMTSIEFDVASNPEFLKEGDAVEDFMKPDRVIIGVDKPSVGGILKELYSPFMRSGDRAIAVSIRSSELAKYTANAMLATRISFMNDIANLCELVGADISEIRAAIGSDGRIGRHFLFPGIGYGGSCFPKDVKALVSMAKGLGYDLKVCRATDEVNARQREIFWNKIAGYYKGGLKGKRIGVWGISFKPETDDIREAPSLYIIDKLTGAGAEVVVHDPVAMENAKLHFGDSVHYAASNYDACKGAHGLVINTEWNEYRQPDFTKMKEIMKDCVIFDGRNLYDPAKLGNLGFKYFGVGMGN, from the coding sequence ATGAATCTGAGCGTGATCGGCACAGGCTACGTAGGTCTAGTCACCGGCGCATGCCTCGCAGGGAGCGGCAACAACGTAATATGCGTGGATATAGACGAGAACAAGGTAAAGAGCCTCAAGAAGGGTCATGTTCCCTTTTACGAGCCCGGCCTCGAAGAGATAGTAAAAAAGAACTTCAAGGAAAAGCGCCTCCATTTTACGACCGACATAGGGCATGCGGTCAGGAATTCTTTTATCGTACTGATAGCCGTCGGGACCCCTCCCAATCACGACGGCTCGGCGAACATGGATGCGGTGCTGAGCGCCGCGAGGTCGATCGGGGAGCACATGGACGATTACAAGATAATAGTTACGAAGAGCACCGTGCCGGTCGGGACTACGGAGATGGTCCGCGACGAGATAAGGAAAATGACCTCCATCGAGTTCGACGTGGCGTCCAACCCCGAGTTCCTCAAGGAAGGCGACGCGGTAGAGGACTTCATGAAGCCCGACAGGGTTATCATAGGCGTCGACAAGCCTTCCGTGGGTGGGATTCTGAAGGAGCTCTACTCGCCCTTCATGCGCTCGGGCGACAGGGCCATAGCGGTATCCATAAGGTCCTCCGAGCTTGCGAAATACACGGCTAACGCCATGTTGGCAACGCGCATCTCGTTTATGAACGACATCGCAAATCTTTGCGAGCTCGTAGGGGCCGATATATCCGAGATAAGGGCGGCTATCGGCTCAGACGGCAGGATAGGCCGCCACTTCCTCTTTCCCGGGATAGGCTACGGCGGTTCCTGCTTCCCCAAGGACGTAAAGGCGCTCGTAAGCATGGCGAAGGGGCTCGGCTACGACCTCAAGGTCTGCAGGGCGACCGACGAGGTCAACGCGCGCCAGAGGGAGATCTTCTGGAACAAGATCGCGGGATATTACAAGGGCGGGCTCAAAGGGAAGAGGATAGGGGTCTGGGGGATATCTTTCAAGCCCGAAACGGACGACATCAGGGAAGCGCCTTCGCTTTATATTATAGACAAGCTCACCGGGGCGGGCGCTGAGGTGGTCGTCCACGACCCCGTCGCCATGGAAAACGCGAAGCTGCATTTCGGCGACAGCGTGCACTACGCCGCGTCCAACTACGACGCGTGCAAGGGGGCTCACGGGCTCGTGATAAACACCGAATGGAACGAGTACAGGCAGCCCGATTTCACGAAGATGAAAGAGATCATGAAGGACTGCGTGATATTCGACGGCAGGAACCTCTACGACCCGGCGAAGCTCGGGAATCTCGGGTTCAAATATTTCGGCGTCGGCATGGGCAACTAG
- the dprA gene encoding DNA-processing protein DprA: protein MQDDARYWIALSFVNGIGDVYIKNLFTRFPKVEDIFKASAKRLSEVEGLGEKAVQAIKSFDEWEKVDHEVERIKKSGYEFITLGDPGYPEELLRIYNPPPFLFAKGSLMPRDRISIAIVGTRVPDRYGRTVTEALSGELAALGVTIVSGMARGIDSIAQQEALRRGGRTIAVLGSGVDVVYPPENTKLYRDISGSGAVLSEFLIGTPPLAQNFPRRNRIISGLSLGVVVVQASDKSGSLISASFALDQNKEVFAVPGNVDRKLSRGTNWLIKRGATLVETVDDIINEIEVLRDLKGCGSPEVLESLILSLSDKEKAVYSVLGGEPVHIDDIIRLSGLEPSSVLSLLLSLELNGYISQQPGKLFLRKL, encoded by the coding sequence ATGCAGGACGACGCAAGGTACTGGATTGCACTCAGCTTCGTAAACGGGATCGGGGACGTCTATATCAAAAACCTCTTTACCAGGTTCCCCAAGGTCGAAGACATATTTAAAGCTTCAGCGAAAAGACTCTCCGAGGTGGAAGGCTTAGGCGAGAAGGCCGTTCAGGCGATCAAGAGCTTTGACGAATGGGAAAAGGTCGATCATGAGGTCGAGAGGATAAAGAAGTCGGGATACGAGTTCATCACACTCGGCGACCCCGGTTATCCCGAGGAGCTCCTCCGGATCTACAACCCACCTCCCTTCCTTTTCGCGAAGGGCAGCCTCATGCCGCGCGACAGGATATCGATTGCGATAGTCGGGACGAGGGTTCCCGACAGGTACGGGCGTACCGTCACGGAGGCCCTCTCGGGGGAGCTCGCCGCTCTGGGCGTGACCATAGTGAGCGGGATGGCGCGCGGAATAGACTCGATCGCGCAGCAGGAGGCCTTGAGGAGGGGAGGGCGCACGATAGCGGTCCTGGGCTCTGGCGTCGACGTCGTCTACCCGCCCGAGAACACGAAGCTCTACAGGGATATTTCCGGAAGCGGAGCCGTTCTCTCCGAATTCCTCATAGGCACCCCGCCCCTCGCCCAGAACTTCCCGAGGCGGAACCGCATCATAAGCGGCTTATCCCTGGGCGTCGTGGTCGTGCAGGCGTCCGACAAGAGCGGCTCCCTCATAAGCGCCTCCTTCGCGCTCGACCAGAATAAAGAAGTATTCGCCGTTCCCGGGAACGTGGACAGGAAGCTCTCGAGGGGGACCAACTGGCTTATCAAAAGGGGTGCCACGCTCGTAGAGACGGTGGACGATATAATAAACGAGATCGAGGTCTTAAGGGATCTGAAGGGTTGCGGTTCGCCGGAAGTCCTCGAAAGCCTCATCTTGTCTCTATCGGACAAGGAGAAGGCCGTGTATTCGGTTCTCGGCGGCGAGCCCGTGCACATAGATGATATAATCAGACTTTCCGGGCTCGAACCCTCAAGCGTCCTATCGCTTTTGCTTTCGCTCGAGCTGAACGGTTATATATCACAACAGCCGGGCAAGCTTTTCCTGAGAAAGCTCTGA
- a CDS encoding TolC family protein has translation MKPIGARLIVLLLVLSGLSPALSQEKKVLSLEEAVGIALENNPGITVSDANIEISKAFVRNMQAPYYPDIYTRIIVPFVGRESGFFLDQMIWDFGRTSNKVKSGKAQLESAKYDRETTREDIELNTIVSYYGVLSQMHITEARGKKVAEAERRFERAEGFYKAGRVSQIEVTKEEVSLGNAKMELAAARNDLEIAEDSLMAAMGMEGEFNFELVDTTVYEKKDISLEDSIDRALETRPEIKSLKAQEASMKANLAATKKEFYPLLFGRTAYRFKGEGAETPGFIAGVGFQLPIFDGFSRFANVQDAKAKLMRSQAEMETAKVEIAAEVKQLRLDLDLAQQNIQITEKTRESAERSFLLAQERYRLERASELELAEAEALYSSSNAAYMQAIYNYNITAAKLERAVGGTDEADK, from the coding sequence ATGAAGCCGATAGGCGCAAGACTTATAGTCTTACTGTTAGTTCTCTCAGGGCTCAGCCCCGCACTGTCTCAGGAGAAAAAGGTCCTGTCCCTCGAGGAGGCGGTCGGCATAGCACTCGAAAATAACCCCGGAATTACGGTCTCGGACGCTAACATCGAGATATCGAAGGCTTTCGTGAGGAACATGCAGGCCCCCTATTATCCCGACATTTATACGAGGATCATAGTGCCTTTCGTCGGCAGGGAGTCCGGTTTCTTCCTCGACCAGATGATATGGGACTTCGGGCGCACCTCGAACAAGGTGAAGTCGGGCAAGGCCCAGCTCGAGTCCGCAAAATACGACAGGGAGACGACGAGGGAGGATATCGAGCTCAACACCATAGTCAGCTACTACGGCGTCCTCTCCCAGATGCATATTACGGAGGCGCGGGGAAAAAAGGTGGCGGAAGCGGAGAGACGTTTCGAGCGCGCGGAGGGGTTTTATAAAGCGGGCAGGGTCTCGCAGATAGAGGTGACGAAGGAGGAGGTCAGCCTCGGAAATGCGAAGATGGAGCTCGCCGCGGCGAGGAACGACCTCGAGATCGCGGAGGACAGCCTCATGGCCGCGATGGGCATGGAGGGCGAATTTAATTTCGAGCTCGTCGATACGACCGTGTACGAAAAAAAGGATATAAGCCTCGAAGACTCGATAGACCGGGCTCTCGAAACGAGACCCGAGATAAAGAGCCTCAAGGCGCAGGAGGCCTCGATGAAGGCGAACCTCGCGGCGACGAAGAAGGAGTTTTATCCGCTGCTCTTCGGAAGGACGGCTTACAGATTCAAGGGGGAAGGGGCGGAGACGCCGGGATTCATAGCGGGTGTAGGGTTTCAGCTCCCAATATTCGACGGTTTCTCCAGGTTCGCGAACGTACAGGACGCGAAGGCGAAGCTCATGCGGTCCCAGGCCGAGATGGAAACGGCGAAGGTAGAAATCGCGGCAGAGGTGAAGCAGCTGAGGCTCGATCTCGATCTCGCGCAGCAGAATATACAGATAACCGAGAAGACGAGGGAGTCCGCCGAGAGGAGCTTCCTCCTCGCGCAGGAACGGTACAGGCTCGAAAGGGCGTCCGAGCTCGAGCTCGCAGAGGCCGAAGCCCTCTACTCGTCGAGCAACGCGGCATACATGCAGGCTATTTACAATTATAATATAACGGCCGCGAAGCTCGAGCGCGCCGTAGGCGGAACTGATGAAGCTGATAAATAA